A section of the Enterococcus montenegrensis genome encodes:
- a CDS encoding Cof-type HAD-IIB family hydrolase, producing the protein MKRKLIAFDIDGTLLNSQKEALPNTIKALEKLRNNGHLVMVATGRSRFLAQPVLKKLAFHNYVVCNGSAAFLDHKQVYKHLLDEAQLTALISELDELRVDTAFIGMDAMGRHSDFNVSVMDEAMRSFGSHVPEFDPDFKNQQEVYQALAFYDANYEGRFDEKYPALRFVRWHEKCVDIIPENGSKAATILHLGRTLGIKQEDIITFGDGQNDKEMLAAAGIGVAMGNAEDDVKDVASIVTASNDEDGIFKALQELALI; encoded by the coding sequence ATGAAGCGAAAATTAATTGCCTTTGATATTGATGGAACATTGTTGAACAGTCAAAAAGAAGCCTTACCCAATACAATAAAAGCCTTGGAAAAATTGCGCAATAATGGCCATTTGGTCATGGTTGCTACCGGTCGTAGTCGTTTTTTGGCCCAACCGGTCTTGAAAAAATTGGCTTTTCATAACTATGTGGTTTGCAATGGTTCAGCCGCTTTTTTAGACCACAAACAGGTTTATAAGCATTTATTGGATGAAGCGCAACTAACAGCGCTAATTTCTGAACTGGATGAATTAAGAGTCGATACCGCTTTTATTGGGATGGATGCAATGGGTCGCCATAGTGATTTTAATGTTTCCGTCATGGACGAAGCGATGCGCTCTTTTGGCTCTCATGTGCCAGAATTTGATCCTGATTTTAAAAACCAACAAGAAGTGTATCAAGCGTTAGCTTTTTACGACGCTAATTATGAAGGCCGTTTTGATGAAAAATATCCGGCGTTGCGTTTTGTTCGTTGGCATGAAAAATGTGTGGATATAATTCCAGAAAATGGTTCAAAAGCTGCCACAATCCTCCATTTGGGAAGAACTCTCGGCATAAAACAAGAAGATATTATTACGTTTGGCGATGGCCAAAATGATAAAGAAATGTTGGCTGCAGCTGGAATCGGTGTGGCGATGGGAAATGCTGAAGATGATGTGAAAGATGTTGCATCTATTGTAACTGCTTCAAATGATGAAGACGGGATTTTTAAAGCCTTACAAGAATTAGCTTTAATTTAA
- the mgsA gene encoding methylglyoxal synthase, with the protein MKIALIAHDRKKDLMVQMTTAYRDILAQHELFATGTTGQKIAEATGLSVHRYKSGPLGGDQQIGAMLAADDLDMVIFLRDPLAAQPHEPDVTALIRLCDVYEIPLATNIGTAEILIRGLALGLADFREIIHENDQRPLSF; encoded by the coding sequence ATGAAAATCGCACTAATTGCACACGATCGCAAAAAAGATTTGATGGTACAAATGACAACGGCTTACCGAGATATTTTAGCGCAACATGAACTGTTTGCGACTGGAACTACAGGTCAGAAAATTGCAGAAGCAACGGGCCTTTCAGTCCATCGCTACAAGTCGGGTCCTTTAGGTGGCGACCAACAAATCGGCGCAATGCTTGCGGCTGATGACTTAGACATGGTGATCTTTTTGCGCGATCCACTTGCCGCGCAACCCCATGAACCAGACGTAACAGCTTTGATTCGGTTGTGTGATGTGTACGAGATTCCCCTCGCCACCAACATTGGTACCGCTGAAATATTAATTCGTGGCTTAGCACTAGGACTAGCTGATTTTCGTGAAATCATCCACGAAAACGATCAACGGCCACTTTCATTTTAA
- a CDS encoding TIGR00282 family metallophosphoesterase: MRVLFIGDVVGTLGRETITAYLPKLKKKYRPQVTIANGENAAGGRGITGKIYKKFLQDGVDVVTLGNHTWDNREIFEFIGDAKKMIRPANFPAKAPGVGMVFVKVNEIELAVINLQARAFMTAIDDPFTKADELVAAARKRTPYIFVDFHGETTSEKQAMGWYLDGKVSAVVGTHTHVQTNDGRILPKGTAFLSDVGMTGPYDGILGMKKEGVIERFITALPQRFEVVEEGRSILSACVIDIDEKNGHAKKIETIQISADRPFYE; this comes from the coding sequence GTGCGGGTATTATTTATTGGAGATGTTGTTGGAACACTAGGTAGAGAAACGATTACGGCGTATTTGCCCAAGTTAAAGAAAAAGTATCGTCCGCAAGTAACGATCGCAAACGGGGAGAATGCCGCCGGGGGTCGGGGGATTACAGGCAAAATTTATAAAAAATTTTTGCAAGATGGTGTGGATGTCGTAACACTAGGAAATCACACCTGGGATAATCGCGAAATATTTGAATTTATCGGGGATGCTAAAAAAATGATTCGCCCAGCTAACTTTCCTGCTAAAGCACCCGGTGTGGGGATGGTTTTTGTTAAAGTAAATGAAATTGAGCTAGCAGTAATCAATTTGCAAGCCCGGGCATTTATGACAGCGATTGATGATCCTTTTACGAAAGCAGATGAATTAGTAGCAGCAGCCCGAAAGCGGACACCGTATATTTTTGTCGATTTTCATGGGGAAACGACTAGCGAAAAACAGGCTATGGGCTGGTATTTAGATGGTAAGGTTTCGGCTGTCGTCGGAACCCATACCCACGTGCAAACAAATGATGGGCGTATTTTACCAAAAGGAACAGCATTTTTAAGTGATGTCGGCATGACAGGACCTTATGACGGAATTTTAGGCATGAAAAAAGAAGGGGTCATTGAACGCTTTATCACAGCTTTGCCACAACGCTTTGAAGTGGTAGAAGAAGGAAGAAGTATCCTATCTGCCTGTGTGATTGACATTGATGAAAAAAATGGTCATGCCAAAAAAATAGAGACGATTCAAATTTCAGCAGATCGTCCATTTTATGAATAG
- a CDS encoding YlbF family regulator, giving the protein MENFEPEVTAALNELVQALAENEVVKDYRQIAAKVANNPRLKELEEKIKAAQKEAVQYDHYDKPEAQKAAISAADEYTKEYENHPLVISYREKLALANDLLHFITENISQDVNQTLESHNEQEKTEN; this is encoded by the coding sequence ATGGAAAACTTTGAACCAGAAGTAACGGCCGCATTAAATGAATTAGTTCAGGCACTAGCAGAAAATGAAGTTGTCAAAGACTATCGCCAAATTGCAGCAAAAGTGGCAAATAATCCCCGCTTAAAAGAACTGGAAGAAAAAATTAAAGCAGCGCAAAAAGAGGCGGTACAATACGATCATTATGACAAGCCAGAAGCACAAAAAGCCGCAATTTCAGCAGCGGATGAATATACTAAAGAATATGAAAATCATCCGTTGGTCATTTCTTATCGCGAAAAACTGGCACTAGCTAATGATTTACTGCATTTTATTACGGAAAATATCTCCCAAGATGTGAATCAAACCTTAGAGAGTCACAACGAACAGGAAAAAACAGAAAATTAG
- the mutS gene encoding DNA mismatch repair protein MutS yields the protein MPQKTKNTPMMEQYLSIKANYQDAFLFYRLGDFYEMFYEDAIKAAQILELTLTSRNRNADDPIPMCGVPYHAAQGYIDTLIEQGYKVAICEQVEDPKTAKGMVKREVVQLVTPGTVMDAKGLAAKDNNFLTALNFDGDTYGFAYVDLSTGELKAAILPDEEAVLNEASALQTKEIVFTSEITEELKKTLQERLNLVFSSQMEMTDNAEFQFLTSELKEATEKEVTGKLLCYLAETQKRSLAHIQKAESYQPDHYLKMDYYSKFNLELAQSIRTGKKQGTLLWLLDETKTAMGGRLLKQWLDRPLIQNKQITLRQEMVQSLLDSYFERADLQAALTKVYDLERLAGRVAFGNVNGRDLLQLKTSLMQVPQIRNLLSGINNGAWNDLLLDLEPMDDLVALIEQAINEEAPLAITEGNVIKDGFNAQLDQYRLAMRNGKQWLAELEASEREATGIKNLKVGFNRVFGYYIEITKANLANLAEGRYERKQTLANAERFITPELKKLETQILEAEEKSVDLEYQLFLAVREEIKKAISRLQKLAKAISATDVLQSFATIAERYQYVRPAMNNRQELAIKEGRHPVVEKVLGHQEYIPNSIIMDRETLILLITGPNMSGKSTYMRQLALTVIMAQMGSFVPAQSANLPIFDRIFTRIGASDDLIAGQSTFMVEMMEANQALRHATPNSLILFDELGRGTATYDGMALAQAIIEYIHKVVKAKTLFSTHYHELTVLDEALPQLRNVHVGAVEKDGEVVFLHKMMEGAADKSYGIHVAKIAGLPTDLLERAATILQHLETQETTVTTPVPKVSEEVEQISLFQEVSTEELGVIDTLKKLDLLDTTPREALNILYELQKRI from the coding sequence ATGCCTCAAAAGACTAAAAATACACCCATGATGGAACAATATTTAAGTATTAAGGCAAACTATCAAGATGCTTTCTTATTTTACCGTTTAGGAGACTTTTATGAAATGTTTTACGAGGATGCGATTAAAGCTGCTCAAATTTTAGAGCTGACTTTAACCAGCCGTAATCGTAATGCAGATGATCCAATTCCCATGTGTGGCGTCCCGTATCATGCGGCTCAAGGCTATATTGATACGTTAATTGAACAAGGATACAAAGTTGCTATTTGTGAACAAGTAGAAGATCCCAAAACTGCTAAGGGTATGGTAAAAAGAGAAGTTGTCCAATTGGTCACGCCGGGGACAGTCATGGATGCAAAAGGATTGGCAGCAAAAGACAATAATTTTTTGACCGCTTTGAATTTTGACGGTGATACGTATGGATTTGCATACGTGGATTTAAGTACAGGTGAGTTGAAGGCCGCAATACTGCCAGATGAAGAAGCTGTTTTAAACGAAGCCAGTGCTTTGCAAACAAAAGAAATTGTGTTTACCAGTGAAATTACAGAAGAGTTAAAAAAGACGTTGCAAGAACGGTTAAATCTCGTCTTTTCTAGTCAAATGGAAATGACGGATAATGCTGAATTTCAATTTTTAACCAGTGAATTAAAAGAAGCAACTGAAAAAGAAGTTACGGGTAAGTTATTATGCTACTTGGCAGAGACCCAAAAGCGTAGCTTAGCCCATATTCAAAAAGCAGAAAGCTATCAACCAGATCACTACTTAAAGATGGATTACTATTCGAAGTTTAACTTGGAGTTGGCACAATCGATTCGGACGGGTAAAAAACAAGGTACGCTATTGTGGCTTTTAGATGAAACCAAGACAGCCATGGGGGGCCGCTTGTTAAAACAGTGGTTAGATCGTCCCTTAATTCAAAACAAACAAATCACGCTGCGTCAAGAGATGGTGCAGTCTTTATTAGACAGCTATTTTGAGCGGGCTGATTTACAAGCAGCCTTAACCAAAGTGTATGACTTAGAACGCCTAGCCGGTCGGGTAGCTTTTGGCAATGTGAATGGGCGTGATTTACTACAACTAAAAACATCGCTCATGCAAGTTCCGCAAATTCGTAATCTTTTAAGCGGGATTAATAATGGTGCGTGGAATGATCTGCTACTTGATTTAGAACCGATGGATGATTTAGTTGCTTTAATTGAACAAGCTATTAATGAAGAGGCCCCTTTAGCCATTACAGAAGGCAATGTCATTAAAGACGGTTTTAACGCGCAACTGGACCAATATCGCTTGGCCATGCGTAACGGCAAACAATGGTTAGCTGAGTTAGAGGCAAGTGAGCGAGAAGCTACTGGAATTAAAAATTTGAAAGTCGGCTTTAACCGCGTCTTTGGCTATTATATTGAAATTACCAAAGCTAACTTAGCTAATTTAGCAGAAGGCCGTTATGAACGAAAGCAAACCTTAGCCAATGCGGAACGTTTTATTACCCCAGAATTAAAAAAATTGGAAACGCAAATTTTAGAAGCTGAAGAAAAATCAGTGGATTTAGAATACCAGCTCTTTTTAGCCGTACGAGAAGAAATCAAAAAGGCAATCAGCCGCTTGCAAAAATTAGCCAAAGCAATTAGTGCCACCGATGTGTTGCAAAGTTTTGCCACAATTGCGGAGCGCTATCAATATGTGCGGCCAGCTATGAATAATAGACAAGAATTAGCGATTAAAGAAGGACGACATCCCGTTGTGGAAAAAGTTTTGGGGCATCAAGAATATATCCCAAATTCCATTATAATGGATCGTGAAACGTTAATTCTTTTAATCACCGGACCGAATATGTCAGGTAAGAGTACCTACATGCGGCAGTTAGCATTGACTGTCATTATGGCTCAGATGGGAAGTTTTGTACCAGCCCAAAGTGCCAATCTGCCAATTTTTGATCGTATTTTTACCCGCATTGGTGCAAGTGACGATTTAATTGCTGGTCAAAGTACCTTCATGGTGGAAATGATGGAAGCCAATCAAGCGTTACGGCATGCCACACCGAATAGTTTAATTTTATTTGATGAATTGGGGCGCGGCACAGCAACCTATGACGGGATGGCACTGGCGCAAGCTATTATTGAATATATTCACAAAGTAGTAAAAGCCAAGACCCTTTTTTCAACCCACTACCACGAATTAACTGTTTTAGATGAAGCATTGCCCCAGTTGCGTAATGTTCACGTAGGCGCGGTGGAAAAAGATGGTGAAGTTGTTTTCTTGCATAAAATGATGGAAGGGGCTGCTGATAAGAGTTACGGTATTCATGTGGCCAAAATTGCGGGCTTGCCAACGGATTTACTGGAACGGGCCGCAACGATTTTACAGCATTTGGAAACACAAGAGACCACCGTTACCACACCTGTGCCAAAAGTGTCAGAAGAAGTCGAGCAAATTTCATTATTCCAAGAAGTTTCCACAGAAGAATTAGGTGTCATTGATACGTTGAAAAAATTAGATTTATTGGATACAACGCCACGAGAAGCGTTAAATATTTTATACGAGTTGCAAAAACGAATTTAG
- the mutL gene encoding DNA mismatch repair endonuclease MutL, giving the protein MGKIQELSERLANQIAAGEVVERPASVVKELVENAIDAGSSQIDILVEEAGLKKIQVTDNGEGIAEDDVENAFKRHATSKIHSRDDLFRIRTLGFRGEALPSIASVSYVTVETAIQDTTQGSLLQLEGGKVIQHTAAPLRQGTKITVENLFFNTPARLKYVKTLQTELSNIGDIVNRLALSHPNIAFRLVHDGNKMLTTAGNGDLKQTIAGIFGVQTAKKMLAIDTKDLDFTVTGFISLPEVTRASRNYISTIINGRYIKNFALNKAIITGYGSKLMVGRFPIAVLEITMDPLLVDVNVHPTKQEVRLSKEPELTKLISKAINERLRAENLIPDAGENLGFKKKISRDEQEKTEQLQMTLPAAEKKNNGLTFDPSSGKFVYRNSQSVDKAVDDCGQVEESSAENPVPTADEKTNEFYNSSQVAEIPTEFPVAPSYPQQDEDEPVFISPVDNKIEDNPTFSAEITPEREVELSPAELAEELQSELDHPEFNLQDKNGSQALNKAIAALEAEKPVERFPQLEYFGQMHGTYLFAQSSDGLYIIDQHAAQERIKYEYFREKIGDVGNSLQELLVPIVLDYPNSDAIKLREKKEMLLEVGIQLEDFGANSFIIRAHPTWYPAGQEESITREMIDMLLTTGNVSVKKFREATAIMMSCKRSIKANHHLNELQARVLLQDLTLCENPFNCPHGRPVLIHFSNGDMEKLFKRIQDPHRSPMSGLED; this is encoded by the coding sequence ATGGGTAAAATTCAAGAGTTATCTGAACGTCTTGCCAATCAAATTGCTGCTGGTGAAGTGGTGGAACGCCCTGCATCAGTGGTGAAAGAATTAGTTGAAAATGCGATTGATGCAGGATCTAGTCAAATTGATATTTTAGTCGAGGAAGCTGGGCTAAAAAAAATTCAAGTAACAGATAATGGTGAAGGTATTGCCGAAGATGATGTGGAAAATGCTTTTAAACGCCACGCAACAAGTAAAATTCACAGTCGGGATGATTTATTTCGGATTAGAACATTGGGATTTCGTGGTGAAGCACTGCCAAGTATCGCCTCTGTATCTTATGTAACAGTAGAAACAGCGATTCAAGATACTACGCAAGGTTCTTTGTTGCAACTAGAAGGTGGCAAAGTAATCCAACACACAGCGGCGCCATTACGACAAGGAACTAAAATTACAGTTGAAAATTTATTCTTTAATACGCCAGCCCGTTTAAAATATGTCAAAACATTGCAAACGGAATTATCTAATATTGGGGATATCGTCAACCGCTTGGCATTGAGCCATCCAAATATTGCATTTCGTCTTGTTCACGATGGCAATAAAATGCTCACCACTGCGGGTAATGGTGATTTGAAGCAAACGATCGCCGGTATTTTTGGTGTTCAAACTGCGAAAAAGATGTTGGCTATTGATACAAAAGATTTAGATTTTACGGTCACAGGCTTTATTTCTTTACCTGAAGTAACACGGGCTAGCCGTAATTATATTTCAACCATCATTAATGGACGCTATATTAAAAACTTTGCGTTAAATAAAGCCATTATTACCGGTTATGGTTCGAAATTAATGGTTGGACGTTTTCCCATTGCGGTTTTAGAAATTACCATGGACCCGCTATTAGTGGACGTGAATGTCCATCCAACCAAACAAGAAGTTCGTCTATCCAAAGAGCCAGAGTTAACAAAGTTAATTAGTAAAGCAATCAATGAACGGCTGCGGGCAGAAAATCTTATTCCCGATGCGGGAGAAAACTTGGGCTTTAAGAAAAAAATTTCCCGTGATGAACAAGAAAAAACAGAACAATTACAAATGACATTGCCGGCTGCTGAAAAGAAAAACAACGGTTTAACGTTTGATCCTAGTAGCGGCAAATTTGTTTATCGTAATTCACAGTCTGTGGATAAAGCTGTGGATGATTGTGGACAAGTTGAGGAAAGTAGCGCTGAAAATCCCGTGCCAACAGCTGATGAGAAGACAAATGAATTTTATAATAGTTCACAAGTAGCAGAAATTCCAACAGAATTTCCCGTTGCGCCAAGTTATCCCCAACAAGATGAAGATGAACCGGTTTTTATTTCTCCTGTGGATAATAAAATTGAAGATAATCCAACTTTCTCAGCAGAAATTACACCAGAGCGTGAAGTAGAACTATCACCAGCAGAACTTGCCGAAGAATTGCAAAGTGAGTTAGATCACCCAGAATTTAATCTGCAGGATAAAAATGGCAGCCAAGCTTTAAACAAAGCAATCGCAGCTTTAGAAGCTGAAAAACCAGTAGAACGTTTTCCACAATTGGAATACTTTGGACAAATGCACGGCACGTATCTTTTTGCCCAAAGTAGTGATGGCCTGTATATTATTGATCAGCACGCAGCCCAAGAGCGGATTAAATACGAGTATTTCCGTGAAAAAATTGGCGATGTAGGCAACAGCTTGCAAGAATTACTCGTTCCGATTGTGTTGGATTATCCCAATAGTGACGCTATAAAATTGCGGGAGAAAAAAGAAATGCTGCTGGAGGTTGGGATTCAACTAGAAGACTTTGGTGCCAATAGTTTCATTATTCGCGCGCATCCAACGTGGTATCCTGCTGGACAAGAAGAAAGTATCACCCGTGAAATGATTGATATGTTGCTAACGACAGGAAATGTCAGTGTCAAAAAGTTTCGGGAAGCAACAGCGATCATGATGAGCTGTAAGCGATCCATTAAAGCCAACCATCACTTAAATGAATTGCAGGCGCGTGTGTTGCTGCAAGATTTGACGCTATGTGAAAATCCATTTAATTGTCCCCATGGTCGCCCAGTATTGATTCATTTTAGTAATGGTGATATGGAGAAGTTATTCAAGCGCATTCAAGATCCTCACCGTTCACCTATGAGTGGTCTGGAAGATTAA
- a CDS encoding DUF3488 domain-containing protein, with protein MIVDFVVLTGLFGIGIIVVNLLIALMEKNSSKKGLVGLTVFELLFMGIFLYLALPSKNLSSLLWYNLWGAFAAILLAGGLLTLVKAGRKIRQKTLNVTGKRVDVSFDKKTSPVQLGKLFGSVVALMVILFAVSKISAITSIDEVYSSIHAKTEEKAEVLTSTKEIPIAIAPDMAKRKMLQKFSVIPNSNMFTLDGITAQTINGEYVYVATVEYNGFFKWLKLGEVPGYFKISATDINAQPEFVKEPLKYTPSAFFNQDAGRKIYAAFPGYASYGKINLEIDDKGIPYYIQTLYKEYGVTGLMHYDNFKTAVLNAQTGAVKLYDSKKAPAFVDAPITSAAANSMNEFFGRYGQGWWNQFIFGAKKDVKVPTDNGIYAAGQITPMLSKEGQLNYFTDFTSGDDDQDSALGYSLINARSGQLTYYRDLEVGIMDSDGAISIAAKIYPEKKWDAEMPVLYNIDGVPTWIVSLMDTKGIFKKYVYINAVDNDIVVDAENAQSALDAYRIELATKGSNNSSTDADSLAEKSGIVQRVVVLANGSNTVVSFMLKDDKTVYSVNSNNSPYAIFIKEGDKVTFKANVTADQTAASIQDLTVAGIGEIK; from the coding sequence ATGATTGTTGATTTTGTTGTTTTAACCGGGTTGTTTGGTATTGGTATTATTGTTGTCAATTTATTAATTGCCCTGATGGAAAAAAACAGTTCTAAAAAAGGATTAGTTGGGTTAACCGTTTTTGAACTGCTTTTCATGGGTATTTTTTTGTATCTTGCACTTCCAAGTAAAAACTTGAGTTCACTTTTATGGTACAACTTGTGGGGCGCATTTGCCGCAATCTTGTTAGCTGGAGGTTTGCTAACCCTTGTAAAAGCGGGGCGTAAAATTCGTCAGAAAACATTAAATGTAACCGGAAAACGGGTGGATGTTTCTTTTGATAAAAAAACTTCTCCTGTGCAGTTGGGAAAATTGTTTGGTAGTGTGGTGGCCCTGATGGTAATTTTATTTGCTGTTTCTAAAATTAGTGCAATTACTTCTATTGACGAAGTTTATTCTTCCATCCATGCTAAAACAGAGGAAAAAGCAGAGGTATTAACTTCTACCAAAGAGATCCCAATTGCAATTGCACCAGATATGGCCAAGCGGAAAATGCTACAAAAATTCTCAGTGATTCCAAACTCCAATATGTTCACCTTAGATGGCATTACTGCCCAGACGATTAATGGGGAATACGTTTATGTGGCAACAGTGGAATACAATGGGTTTTTCAAGTGGCTTAAACTTGGAGAAGTTCCAGGTTATTTCAAAATTAGTGCTACGGATATTAATGCACAGCCAGAATTTGTCAAAGAGCCATTGAAGTACACCCCCTCAGCTTTCTTTAATCAAGATGCCGGACGAAAAATTTATGCTGCGTTTCCCGGATATGCTTCTTATGGCAAAATCAATTTAGAAATTGATGATAAAGGAATTCCTTACTACATTCAAACACTGTATAAAGAATATGGCGTAACCGGACTAATGCATTATGACAATTTCAAAACGGCAGTCTTAAACGCCCAAACAGGAGCAGTTAAGCTTTATGACAGTAAAAAGGCACCAGCTTTTGTGGATGCACCCATTACTTCAGCCGCGGCGAATAGTATGAATGAATTCTTCGGGCGTTATGGGCAAGGCTGGTGGAACCAATTTATTTTTGGGGCCAAAAAAGATGTGAAGGTTCCTACAGATAATGGTATTTATGCCGCTGGTCAAATTACGCCAATGCTTAGTAAAGAAGGGCAATTAAATTATTTCACCGACTTTACCAGTGGCGATGATGATCAAGATTCTGCGTTGGGGTATTCATTAATTAATGCCCGCAGTGGTCAATTGACTTATTACCGTGATTTGGAAGTTGGGATTATGGATAGTGACGGTGCGATTTCCATTGCTGCTAAAATCTATCCAGAAAAGAAATGGGATGCTGAAATGCCTGTTCTTTACAACATTGATGGCGTTCCAACGTGGATTGTTTCGTTGATGGATACCAAAGGAATCTTCAAAAAATATGTCTATATCAATGCGGTGGATAACGATATTGTTGTCGATGCCGAAAATGCGCAAAGCGCACTAGATGCTTATCGGATTGAGCTTGCAACTAAAGGCAGCAATAATAGCAGCACCGATGCGGATTCCTTAGCTGAAAAAAGCGGTATCGTCCAACGTGTGGTTGTGCTAGCAAATGGTAGTAATACTGTTGTATCCTTTATGCTAAAAGACGATAAAACTGTCTATAGCGTCAATTCAAACAACAGTCCCTACGCTATTTTTATTAAAGAAGGCGACAAAGTTACCTTTAAAGCTAACGTGACAGCAGATCAAACTGCGGCCAGCATTCAAGATTTAACAGTAGCGGGAATTGGTGAAATAAAATAA
- a CDS encoding Maf family protein produces the protein MAIILASQSPRRKELLARLVADFKVEPADIDETVKKTDLPEEYVIHMAKEKAKVIAAKHPNDLVIASDTIVVNHGKILGKPESRAEAFTMLKDMSGGMHHVYTAVVMRKGHQVLQELVPAKVLFFELSDEEINRYLDTGEYADKAGAYGIQGQASLFVKKVDGDYYSIVGFPVGVVNQMLKKIN, from the coding sequence TTGGCAATTATTTTAGCATCACAATCCCCAAGACGAAAAGAATTGTTAGCGCGTTTGGTAGCGGATTTTAAAGTTGAACCGGCAGATATTGACGAAACGGTAAAAAAAACAGATTTACCCGAAGAATACGTGATTCATATGGCAAAAGAAAAAGCAAAGGTTATTGCAGCTAAACATCCCAATGATTTGGTGATTGCAAGTGATACGATTGTAGTAAATCATGGCAAAATTTTGGGTAAACCTGAATCAAGAGCAGAAGCCTTTACCATGTTAAAGGATATGAGTGGTGGCATGCACCATGTTTATACGGCGGTTGTGATGCGTAAGGGGCATCAAGTTTTGCAAGAATTGGTTCCTGCCAAAGTTTTATTCTTTGAATTAAGTGATGAAGAAATTAATCGGTATCTGGATACAGGAGAGTATGCAGATAAGGCTGGTGCTTACGGTATTCAAGGTCAAGCAAGCCTATTTGTTAAAAAAGTTGATGGTGATTATTATAGTATTGTCGGCTTTCCGGTAGGCGTTGTGAATCAAATGTTGAAAAAAATAAATTAA
- the msrB gene encoding peptide-methionine (R)-S-oxide reductase MsrB — MDKEELKKQLTPEEYAVTQENATERPFTGKYDDFYEQGIYVDVVSGEALFASTDKYDAGCGWPAFSKPIEKLGVKEKADFSHGMHRVEVRSKEANSHLGHVFSDGPQALGGLRYCINSAALKFIPKAKMEAAGYKEYLPLVK, encoded by the coding sequence ATGGATAAAGAAGAATTGAAAAAGCAATTAACACCAGAAGAATATGCGGTAACACAAGAAAATGCAACGGAACGGCCCTTTACTGGGAAATACGACGATTTTTATGAACAAGGAATTTATGTGGATGTTGTTAGTGGCGAGGCCCTCTTTGCTTCGACGGATAAATACGATGCTGGCTGTGGCTGGCCTGCTTTTTCAAAACCAATTGAAAAACTAGGTGTCAAAGAAAAAGCAGATTTTTCCCACGGGATGCACCGAGTAGAAGTAAGAAGCAAAGAAGCCAACTCACATTTGGGGCATGTTTTTAGTGATGGGCCACAAGCGTTAGGAGGCCTGCGCTATTGCATTAATTCTGCGGCATTAAAATTTATCCCCAAAGCCAAAATGGAAGCTGCTGGTTACAAAGAATATTTGCCGTTGGTAAAATAG
- the ruvA gene encoding Holliday junction branch migration protein RuvA — protein MYEYLIGKITGITPAYIVLENQGIGYQIAVGNPYRFHENKETKVYVQQVIREDAHSLYGFKTLAEKQLFLRLISVSGIGPKSALAIMAGEEHTGMINAIESGDVTYLTKFPGVGKKTAQQMILDLKGKLGDLYDPQMNLELLPHANGKMALTEAMEALGALGYSAKEVKKVEKALANEEMQTTDEYLRAALKLVMKK, from the coding sequence ATGTACGAGTATTTAATCGGCAAAATTACGGGGATAACCCCGGCTTATATCGTGTTAGAAAATCAAGGGATTGGCTATCAGATTGCAGTAGGAAACCCTTATCGCTTTCACGAAAATAAAGAAACAAAAGTGTACGTCCAGCAAGTTATCAGAGAAGATGCCCATAGCTTATATGGTTTTAAAACGCTAGCGGAAAAGCAACTTTTTTTACGCTTAATCAGCGTCTCAGGCATTGGTCCAAAGTCGGCTTTGGCGATTATGGCCGGTGAAGAGCATACCGGTATGATCAATGCGATTGAATCAGGGGATGTAACGTATTTAACCAAATTTCCTGGCGTGGGTAAAAAAACGGCCCAACAAATGATCTTGGATTTAAAAGGCAAATTAGGGGACTTATACGACCCACAAATGAATTTGGAACTCTTACCTCATGCAAATGGTAAGATGGCGTTAACAGAGGCAATGGAGGCTTTAGGAGCATTAGGCTATAGTGCCAAAGAAGTCAAAAAAGTTGAAAAAGCTTTGGCGAATGAAGAAATGCAAACGACAGACGAATATTTACGGGCTGCGTTAAAGCTTGTAATGAAAAAATAG